The Metabacillus litoralis genome contains a region encoding:
- a CDS encoding ABC transporter substrate-binding protein, with product MGSKKIFLSFFSILFLVSVVLAGCSGSDSSSGNEGSGSEGDQVTLDIFQFKVEFKDQFEAVAEQYQEANPGVKINIQTVGGGEDYGAALRSKFASGDEPAIFNIGGPTDVIDWEDSLADLTDSAAAGAALEGTLDGVTKDDQVLGLPFNQEGYGLIYNTEIFEKAGINPADIKDMASLEAAVKTLDEKKSDLGLEAVFALPAKETWVTGLHLSNAFISPEFDGNVTSAFESKTVDFKYGDAMKNFIDLQNKHSVQPVVSLDYSQQVEELFSTGKVAMIQQGNWVYGSIAGIDEELANNKVGILPIPVPGYKEDAIPVGVPMYWAVNKNKDEKVIEEATKFLDWLYTSDEGKEVVLNDFKFVPAYEGYDASKITDPLSKQVYEYAEAGKTIGWVFMGYPANWGQNELGANIQKYLAEEATWEEIVEDSKAAWAESKE from the coding sequence ATGGGAAGTAAAAAAATATTTTTAAGCTTTTTCTCGATTCTATTTCTTGTAAGCGTTGTATTAGCTGGTTGTTCCGGCAGTGACTCTTCTTCTGGAAATGAAGGATCAGGTTCTGAAGGAGATCAAGTAACTCTAGATATTTTCCAATTCAAAGTAGAATTCAAGGATCAGTTTGAAGCAGTAGCAGAGCAATACCAAGAAGCTAATCCAGGGGTGAAAATTAATATCCAAACTGTAGGTGGCGGAGAAGATTATGGTGCAGCGTTAAGATCTAAATTTGCATCTGGTGACGAGCCTGCAATTTTCAATATTGGTGGTCCTACTGACGTAATTGACTGGGAAGATAGCTTAGCTGATTTAACTGATTCTGCTGCAGCTGGTGCGGCACTTGAAGGTACACTTGACGGTGTAACGAAAGATGATCAAGTACTAGGCTTACCATTCAACCAAGAAGGTTATGGTCTAATTTATAACACTGAAATTTTTGAAAAAGCGGGAATTAACCCTGCAGATATTAAAGATATGGCTTCTTTAGAAGCAGCTGTTAAAACTTTAGATGAAAAGAAATCAGACCTAGGTTTAGAAGCAGTATTTGCACTACCTGCAAAAGAAACTTGGGTAACAGGTTTACACTTATCAAACGCATTTATTTCTCCAGAATTTGATGGAAACGTAACAAGTGCATTTGAATCAAAAACAGTTGATTTTAAATATGGCGATGCAATGAAAAACTTTATTGATCTTCAAAATAAACACTCGGTTCAACCTGTTGTTAGTCTTGATTATTCTCAACAAGTGGAAGAATTATTCTCTACTGGAAAAGTAGCGATGATTCAACAAGGTAACTGGGTATATGGTTCAATTGCTGGAATTGACGAAGAGCTAGCAAACAACAAGGTTGGGATCTTACCTATCCCTGTTCCAGGATACAAAGAAGATGCGATTCCAGTAGGAGTTCCAATGTACTGGGCTGTAAACAAGAATAAAGATGAAAAAGTAATCGAAGAAGCAACAAAATTCCTAGATTGGTTATATACATCTGACGAAGGTAAAGAAGTTGTACTTAATGATTTCAAATTCGTTCCAGCTTATGAAGGCTACGATGCTTCAAAAATTACAGATCCACTTTCAAAACAAGTCTATGAGTATGCAGAAGCAGGAAAAACAATTGGATGGGTATTTATGGGTTATCCAGCAAACTGGGGTCAAAATGAGCTTGGTGCTAATATCCAAAAATATTTAGCTGAAGAAGCTACTTGGGAAGAGATTGTTGAAGATTCAAAAGCTGCTTGGGCAGAGTCTAAAGAATAA
- a CDS encoding carbohydrate ABC transporter permease has product MRTRDLSYWLFLAPVLFALAMVIIIPLLIGVYYSFTDWNGIKIGSFVGLENYIDAFKDEEFLASLWFTTKFSVVSVLLTNAIGLGLALIVTTKIKSSKFLRTIFFMPNLIGGLILGFIWQFIFIKVFAGIGDVLGIESLKGWLSTTETGFWGLVILMSWQMSGYIMIIYIAYLEGLPSELLEASEIDGAGPFQRFRYIIFPLVAPAFTVSMFLTLSNSFKLYDQNLSLTSGGPYNSTQMVAMEIFKTAFGERDMAYAQAKAVVFFIIVAVISLTQVYMNKKKEVEV; this is encoded by the coding sequence ATGCGTACTCGGGATCTATCATATTGGTTATTCTTAGCACCTGTCCTGTTTGCATTGGCAATGGTTATAATCATACCTTTACTAATTGGTGTTTATTATTCATTTACAGATTGGAACGGTATTAAGATTGGTTCATTTGTTGGACTTGAGAATTATATTGATGCTTTTAAGGATGAAGAATTTCTAGCATCACTTTGGTTCACAACGAAGTTTTCCGTTGTATCTGTTTTATTAACAAATGCTATTGGATTAGGTTTAGCGTTAATTGTAACAACAAAAATTAAATCAAGTAAATTCTTAAGAACTATCTTCTTTATGCCTAACTTAATTGGTGGATTAATTTTAGGTTTTATCTGGCAGTTTATTTTCATTAAGGTTTTTGCCGGAATTGGAGATGTATTAGGTATAGAATCATTAAAAGGCTGGTTATCAACAACAGAAACTGGATTCTGGGGATTAGTTATTTTAATGAGCTGGCAAATGTCAGGGTATATCATGATTATTTATATTGCTTACTTAGAGGGTCTGCCAAGTGAGCTACTTGAAGCTTCTGAGATTGATGGAGCAGGACCTTTCCAACGATTCAGATATATTATTTTCCCACTTGTTGCACCAGCATTTACAGTAAGTATGTTCTTAACTCTATCAAACTCGTTCAAGCTATACGATCAGAACTTATCCTTAACAAGTGGTGGACCTTATAATTCAACACAAATGGTTGCGATGGAAATCTTTAAAACAGCTTTTGGTGAAAGAGATATGGCTTACGCTCAAGCAAAAGCAGTTGTCTTCTTTATTATTGTTGCGGTCATCTCATTAACTCAGGTGTATATGAACAAGAAGAAGGAGGTTGAAGTATAA
- a CDS encoding carbohydrate ABC transporter permease: MRSKYQFPVEILGVVLGIIWLAPFYLMIVNSLKTKREIFTDVLKLPEEFTLANYFQAFEELDFIQTFFNSLLITVISVAIIIIFSSMAAYALSRNKSKTSTILFMLFVAAMLIPFQSVMIPLVTVFGQIEMLNRVGLIFMYLGFGSSLSIFLFHGSLNGISKSLDEAATIDGCNKFQVFWYIIFPILKPITVTVAILNIIYIWNDYLLPSLVINQEGLQTIPLKMFFFFGEYTKQWHLALAGLTIAIIPVIIVYFFAQREIIKGISEGAVK, encoded by the coding sequence ATGAGAAGTAAATATCAATTTCCTGTTGAAATCTTGGGTGTTGTTTTAGGGATTATCTGGTTAGCACCTTTTTACTTAATGATTGTTAACTCGTTAAAAACAAAGAGAGAAATCTTTACTGATGTCTTGAAGTTACCAGAAGAGTTTACACTTGCTAACTATTTTCAAGCCTTTGAAGAGCTTGACTTTATTCAAACATTTTTCAACTCTTTACTTATTACAGTGATTAGTGTTGCGATTATCATTATTTTTTCATCAATGGCAGCCTATGCACTTTCAAGAAATAAGAGCAAAACAAGTACCATTCTTTTTATGCTATTTGTAGCGGCAATGTTAATTCCTTTCCAGTCAGTAATGATTCCGCTTGTTACTGTATTTGGACAAATTGAAATGCTAAACAGAGTTGGATTAATCTTCATGTACTTAGGTTTTGGTAGCAGTTTATCGATTTTCTTATTCCACGGTTCATTAAATGGAATTTCTAAATCATTGGATGAAGCTGCAACAATTGATGGATGCAATAAGTTCCAGGTTTTCTGGTACATCATTTTCCCAATATTGAAGCCTATCACTGTAACAGTCGCAATTCTAAATATCATTTACATTTGGAATGATTATCTATTGCCTTCATTAGTTATAAATCAAGAAGGACTTCAAACAATACCATTAAAAATGTTCTTCTTCTTTGGTGAATATACAAAGCAATGGCACTTAGCTCTTGCAGGCTTAACAATTGCGATTATTCCTGTTATTATCGTGTATTTCTTTGCACAACGCGAAATTATTAAAGGAATTTCTGAAGGTGCAGTAAAATAA
- a CDS encoding LacI family DNA-binding transcriptional regulator, translating to MIVTIKDVAKRANVAPSTVSRVIANSPRISEQTKKRVREVMEELGYHPNFQARSLVAKSTQTIGVVMPNSAYYAFQNPFFPEVLRGISTSAHENKYGIYLSTGSDENEIFNEVVSMVQGRRVDGIVLLYSRINDKTMKFLHDSNFPFVVVGRPYENEERISFVDNDNIYITKQVTKYLIELGHRHIAFVGGSLHFVVTIDRLNGYKLALEEADIPFNEEYMVHEEYIKENGREAIRLLMSLDSPPTALVTQDDLIAYEMISHLEDMNVNVPNDISIISFNNLMLSEHSKPPLTSVDICIYQLGLEATNCLIEKMNKPDSLPKRITIPTKFIERKSCKKKK from the coding sequence ATGATCGTAACAATTAAAGATGTTGCAAAACGAGCGAATGTAGCTCCTTCAACTGTGTCGAGGGTTATTGCAAACAGTCCTCGTATTAGTGAGCAAACTAAAAAACGAGTTCGAGAAGTGATGGAGGAACTAGGATATCATCCAAATTTTCAGGCGCGCAGCTTAGTTGCAAAAAGTACTCAAACAATCGGCGTGGTTATGCCAAACTCAGCGTATTATGCCTTTCAAAATCCCTTTTTCCCAGAAGTATTAAGAGGGATTAGTACAAGCGCACATGAAAATAAATATGGAATTTATTTGTCTACAGGATCGGATGAAAACGAAATCTTTAATGAAGTTGTATCGATGGTTCAAGGTAGACGTGTTGATGGCATTGTCCTTCTATATTCAAGAATTAACGATAAAACAATGAAATTTTTACATGACTCAAATTTCCCTTTTGTTGTTGTGGGTAGACCTTATGAAAATGAGGAAAGAATTTCATTTGTTGATAACGATAATATTTATATAACAAAACAAGTAACAAAATATTTAATTGAACTTGGACACCGTCATATTGCATTTGTTGGAGGTAGTCTCCATTTTGTCGTAACCATTGATCGTTTAAATGGATACAAGTTGGCGCTAGAGGAAGCTGATATTCCGTTTAATGAAGAATATATGGTTCACGAAGAATATATTAAGGAAAACGGAAGAGAAGCGATCAGGCTTCTTATGTCCTTAGACTCTCCACCAACGGCACTTGTGACCCAAGATGATTTAATTGCATATGAAATGATTAGTCATTTAGAGGATATGAATGTAAATGTTCCAAATGATATCTCTATTATAAGCTTTAACAATTTAATGCTTTCTGAGCATTCTAAACCGCCTTTAACTTCAGTTGATATATGCATTTATCAACTAGGCTTAGAAGCAACAAATTGTTTAATTGAGAAAATGAACAAACCAGATTCTTTGCCGAAAAGAATTACAATTCCTACTAAATTTATTGAGCGTAAATCATGTAAAAAAAAGAAATAA
- a CDS encoding glycoside hydrolase family 13 protein: MNKIWWKEAVAYQVYPRSFMDSNGDGIGDLQGMISKLDYIKDLGIDVIWICPMYKSPNDDNGYDISDYQDIMEDFGTMDDFDQLLKEVHSRGMKLIIDLVINHTSDEHPWFIESRTSKNSEKRDWYIWRDGVGGKEPNNWESIFSGSAWEYDEKTEQYYMHIFSTKQPDLNWRNPEVRHALYDMVNWWLDKGIDGFRVDAISHINKEEGLKDMPNPEGLKYVPSFDKHMNVKGIHTYLQELKEETFSKYDIMTVGEANGVKVEDHEDLDQWVGTENGKFNMVFQFEHLSLWNATKENSLDILGLKNVLTKWQKTLENNGWNALFIENHDQPRRVSTWGNDKEYWYESATALGAMYFLMQGTPFIYQGQEIGMTNVKFNSIEEYNDVADRNMYRIKREEGVPHEEIMEVIWSSSRDNSRTPMQWSSEQNAGFTTGTPWLGVNKNYRHINVEVQQQDEGSVLHFYKKMIKVKKENDVFTYGAYDLILEDHSQIFAYTRTLENEKVVILTNLTGDSATWEEDLEFNVESNQLLLSNYEVKQHQAISKFELRPYETRVYWV; this comes from the coding sequence ATGAACAAGATATGGTGGAAAGAAGCGGTTGCCTACCAGGTGTATCCTAGAAGCTTTATGGATTCAAATGGTGATGGAATTGGTGATCTTCAAGGAATGATTTCAAAATTAGATTATATTAAAGATTTAGGAATAGATGTTATATGGATTTGCCCAATGTATAAATCGCCTAATGATGATAATGGCTATGATATTAGTGATTATCAAGACATTATGGAAGACTTCGGAACGATGGATGACTTTGATCAGTTGTTAAAAGAAGTTCATAGCCGAGGGATGAAATTAATAATCGATTTAGTTATTAACCACACAAGTGATGAGCATCCTTGGTTTATTGAATCACGCACATCTAAAAATAGTGAAAAACGTGATTGGTATATTTGGAGAGATGGTGTAGGCGGAAAAGAGCCGAATAACTGGGAGAGTATTTTTAGTGGTTCAGCATGGGAATATGATGAAAAAACAGAGCAATATTATATGCATATTTTTTCAACAAAACAACCGGACTTAAACTGGAGAAATCCTGAAGTTCGTCATGCCCTATACGATATGGTCAACTGGTGGCTTGATAAAGGAATAGATGGTTTCCGTGTTGATGCAATTAGTCATATTAATAAAGAAGAAGGATTAAAGGATATGCCAAATCCAGAAGGACTAAAGTATGTTCCTTCTTTTGATAAGCATATGAACGTTAAAGGCATCCATACCTACCTGCAAGAATTAAAAGAAGAAACGTTTTCGAAATATGACATCATGACTGTTGGTGAAGCAAATGGAGTCAAAGTCGAAGATCACGAAGATTTAGATCAATGGGTTGGAACGGAAAATGGTAAATTCAATATGGTGTTTCAATTTGAGCATTTATCATTATGGAACGCAACAAAAGAGAATAGCTTAGATATTTTAGGGTTAAAAAACGTTCTAACAAAGTGGCAAAAAACTCTCGAAAATAACGGATGGAATGCTCTTTTTATAGAAAATCATGACCAGCCACGCCGTGTTTCAACTTGGGGAAATGATAAGGAATACTGGTATGAGAGCGCTACGGCACTTGGTGCTATGTACTTCCTCATGCAGGGAACTCCTTTTATTTATCAAGGACAAGAAATTGGGATGACAAATGTGAAGTTCAACTCGATTGAGGAATATAACGATGTAGCCGATCGAAATATGTACCGAATTAAGCGTGAAGAAGGCGTTCCGCATGAAGAGATCATGGAAGTAATCTGGTCATCCAGTCGTGATAACTCAAGAACCCCGATGCAATGGTCCTCCGAGCAAAATGCAGGCTTTACAACAGGAACACCATGGCTTGGTGTAAATAAAAACTACCGTCATATTAATGTTGAAGTACAACAACAAGACGAAGGATCTGTTCTACATTTTTATAAGAAAATGATCAAGGTTAAAAAGGAAAATGATGTGTTTACGTATGGAGCATATGATTTAATCTTAGAAGATCATTCTCAAATTTTTGCTTACACCCGAACGCTAGAGAATGAAAAAGTTGTTATTCTCACAAACCTTACGGGAGACTCGGCAACTTGGGAAGAAGATCTAGAATTTAATGTTGAATCAAATCAATTGCTTCTTTCCAATTATGAAGTGAAGCAACATCAAGCAATATCAAAATTTGAACTAAGACCTTATGAAACAAGGGTTTATTGGGTTTAA
- a CDS encoding MBL fold metallo-hydrolase, translating to MKVTKIGNVYQLTFLPGFFPVNCYVIEEGSSLTLIDTGLPNSYKGIVKIINTVGKPLKNIMLTHAHGDHVGSLVELKNQFPDIPISVSERDSRLLRGDTSIDKDEPQAPIKGGIPKDINLVPEQLLKEGDQIGSLVVITTPGHTPGSISFFDTRDQAVIAGDALQTRGGIAVSGQIRPFFPFPAMATWHKETALESVKKIKALQPSLLAVGHGEMIENPAESIQLAIDQAEKKLVTN from the coding sequence ATGAAGGTAACAAAGATAGGGAATGTTTATCAATTAACGTTTTTACCAGGCTTCTTTCCGGTAAACTGCTATGTGATTGAAGAAGGTTCAAGCCTTACACTAATAGATACAGGGCTTCCTAATAGTTATAAAGGGATTGTTAAGATAATTAATACCGTCGGTAAGCCACTTAAAAATATTATGCTAACACATGCTCACGGAGATCATGTTGGCTCCTTAGTTGAATTGAAAAATCAATTTCCAGACATACCTATTTCTGTTTCAGAACGTGACAGCCGATTATTAAGAGGTGACACATCTATAGATAAAGATGAGCCGCAAGCTCCTATAAAAGGTGGTATTCCAAAGGATATTAATTTAGTTCCTGAACAGCTTTTAAAGGAAGGAGATCAAATTGGCTCCTTAGTTGTTATTACAACACCTGGGCACACACCTGGCTCTATTTCCTTTTTTGATACGCGTGATCAAGCAGTTATTGCGGGAGATGCCCTTCAAACTAGAGGAGGAATTGCAGTAAGTGGTCAGATACGTCCGTTTTTTCCGTTTCCGGCAATGGCTACATGGCACAAAGAAACAGCTCTTGAAAGTGTGAAAAAGATTAAAGCATTACAGCCAAGTTTACTTGCCGTAGGTCACGGTGAAATGATTGAAAATCCAGCAGAATCTATCCAGCTTGCTATTGATCAAGCAGAAAAGAAATTAGTAACAAATTAA
- a CDS encoding TetR/AcrR family transcriptional regulator encodes MPRMGLDLQTILQAAAEIADEQGIEAVTLATLAKKLNVRSPSLYNHIEGLTGLRKKLAVHGMELLYNKLAEAAIGRSQDDAVHSVADAYIAFARKHPGLYELTLNASDPDDHDIQLAGKRIVDLTVQVLNGYGLENDEVIHAVRGIRSILHGFSSLEHKGGFGLPLDLDHSLHLLIDSFLAGIHKMKNGG; translated from the coding sequence ATGCCTAGAATGGGACTTGACTTACAAACAATTTTACAAGCTGCAGCAGAAATAGCAGATGAACAAGGAATAGAGGCCGTTACGCTAGCAACATTGGCTAAAAAACTTAATGTTCGTTCTCCGTCCTTATATAATCATATCGAAGGGTTAACAGGACTTCGAAAAAAATTAGCTGTTCATGGTATGGAGTTACTCTATAACAAGCTAGCCGAAGCTGCAATTGGGCGGTCACAGGATGATGCTGTTCATAGTGTGGCCGATGCATATATTGCATTTGCACGTAAACACCCAGGACTTTATGAATTAACATTAAATGCATCAGATCCAGATGACCACGACATTCAATTAGCAGGGAAACGAATTGTTGACTTAACCGTTCAAGTATTAAATGGGTATGGACTTGAAAATGATGAAGTCATCCATGCTGTACGAGGTATTCGTAGTATATTACACGGCTTCTCCTCACTCGAACATAAGGGTGGATTCGGTTTACCTCTTGATCTTGATCATAGTCTTCATTTATTAATTGATAGTTTTTTAGCTGGTATTCATAAAATGAAAAACGGGGGATAA
- a CDS encoding MATE family efflux transporter, with the protein MKQQHDFTNGNIVKQIWIFSLPIMLTNLLQVSYQFIDSLWVGNLLGATALGAIAVSGTVIFTILSFIIGINNATLTILSQQKGKQNEAGLKNYINAFIVVLTAMAALLGIIGFILSEKILTWLSTPPAMIPEATAYLQINFIGILFLFGYNFISTVLRALGDSKTPIRYVMIAVILNAVLDPLFLYVFDMGIEGAAYATILSQGISFIYGVFDAIKRGLVPFIFPKLPTVDEVATIMKLGLPSGLQMTVISAGVMAIMSVVNSFGSDVVAGFGAAQRLDSVIMLPAMALGTAVNSMAGQNIGANKWSRVHDIAKYGVLFNLFIMIAISTIVFVCAEMAVRLFIDEQDALQFGKEYLRIIAFFYPFLGINFILNGIVRAAGAMFQVLVLNIISFWILRYPLSYLCSLWLGDKGIAVGMGLSFVISSVIAFGYYKFGKWNKIELEPSRAAHK; encoded by the coding sequence ATGAAGCAACAGCATGATTTTACAAACGGAAATATTGTTAAACAAATATGGATTTTTTCACTTCCAATTATGCTGACAAACTTATTGCAGGTTTCTTATCAATTTATCGACAGCTTATGGGTGGGAAATTTACTCGGTGCCACTGCATTAGGTGCGATTGCTGTTTCGGGCACAGTCATTTTTACGATTTTATCGTTTATTATCGGCATAAATAATGCTACATTGACCATTCTTTCTCAACAAAAAGGGAAGCAAAATGAAGCAGGATTAAAAAACTATATTAATGCCTTTATCGTTGTCTTGACAGCTATGGCGGCTTTGTTGGGTATAATCGGCTTCATTCTATCTGAAAAGATTTTAACATGGCTTTCAACACCACCGGCAATGATTCCGGAAGCAACTGCTTATCTCCAAATTAATTTTATTGGAATACTTTTTCTGTTTGGTTATAACTTTATTAGCACCGTTTTAAGAGCATTAGGAGATAGTAAAACACCGATTCGATATGTCATGATTGCTGTGATATTAAATGCAGTGTTAGATCCACTTTTCTTGTATGTGTTTGATATGGGAATTGAGGGAGCTGCGTATGCAACGATTTTATCTCAGGGGATTTCATTTATATATGGTGTTTTTGACGCAATAAAAAGAGGATTAGTTCCGTTTATTTTTCCTAAGTTGCCTACAGTTGATGAAGTGGCAACGATTATGAAGCTAGGGTTACCTTCAGGATTGCAAATGACTGTCATATCAGCGGGTGTGATGGCAATCATGAGTGTTGTTAACTCATTTGGAAGTGATGTTGTAGCAGGCTTTGGTGCTGCACAACGGTTAGACAGTGTGATTATGCTGCCGGCAATGGCACTTGGAACAGCTGTAAACAGTATGGCAGGTCAAAATATTGGGGCCAATAAATGGAGCCGTGTTCACGATATAGCAAAATATGGTGTTTTATTTAATTTGTTTATTATGATTGCGATCAGTACAATCGTATTTGTTTGTGCAGAAATGGCAGTTAGACTTTTTATCGATGAACAAGATGCTTTACAATTCGGAAAAGAATATTTACGTATCATTGCCTTTTTCTACCCATTTTTAGGTATTAATTTTATCCTAAATGGCATTGTGAGGGCTGCAGGCGCCATGTTCCAGGTACTTGTATTAAACATTATTTCCTTTTGGATACTACGATACCCGCTTTCATATCTTTGCTCCTTATGGCTGGGTGACAAGGGAATTGCCGTTGGAATGGGGCTTAGCTTTGTGATAAGCAGTGTGATTGCTTTTGGATATTATAAGTTTGGGAAATGGAATAAAATTGAACTGGAGCCTTCAAGAGCAGCTCATAAATAA
- the proB gene encoding glutamate 5-kinase, translating into MEKKRIVVKIGSSSLTNSKGQIDHEKFTDHVQAVAALREEGHEVLLVSSGAVAAGFARLGYPTRPSTLKGKQAAAAVGQSLLVQSYIEQFSQFNIVPAQILLTRKDFSKQERYKNAYATLTELLERGILPIINENDTVSVEELTFGDNDMLSALVSGLIHADQLIILTDINGLYDANPTKHPDAKRIDFLSEVTDEMLSAAGGSGSKVGTGGMKSKLMAAKTAISLGVQVFIGLGKGKTKLVDIIDGQGNGTYIGKAGLQSINNSRQWIAFHSEISGTIYVDKGAEDALLYKGKSLLPAGIYDIKGTFQKNEVVEVVGPNGLLGKGEVLFSSGELKAAMGKRSEELSKDVLSSIVVIHRNKWVKA; encoded by the coding sequence ATGGAAAAAAAGCGAATTGTTGTCAAAATCGGAAGCAGCTCTTTGACAAACTCAAAGGGGCAAATTGATCACGAAAAGTTTACTGATCATGTTCAAGCTGTCGCAGCATTACGTGAGGAAGGGCATGAGGTATTATTAGTTTCATCAGGTGCAGTTGCAGCCGGCTTTGCTCGTTTAGGTTACCCAACTCGTCCGTCCACGTTAAAGGGAAAACAAGCTGCTGCAGCTGTAGGCCAAAGCTTGCTTGTTCAATCTTATATTGAGCAATTTAGTCAATTTAACATTGTTCCAGCCCAAATTCTTCTTACTCGAAAAGATTTCTCAAAACAAGAGCGTTATAAAAATGCCTATGCAACTTTAACAGAGTTGTTAGAACGAGGGATATTACCGATCATTAATGAAAATGATACGGTTTCAGTTGAGGAGCTTACCTTTGGTGACAATGATATGCTTTCCGCACTCGTTAGCGGGTTAATCCATGCAGATCAGCTTATTATCTTAACTGATATTAACGGACTGTATGATGCGAATCCTACTAAACATCCTGATGCCAAAAGAATTGACTTTCTATCAGAAGTAACTGATGAGATGCTTAGTGCTGCTGGTGGCTCAGGTTCTAAAGTGGGCACAGGTGGAATGAAATCAAAACTAATGGCAGCCAAAACAGCGATATCACTTGGTGTTCAGGTATTTATTGGATTAGGTAAAGGGAAAACCAAGCTTGTAGATATTATCGACGGACAAGGAAATGGTACTTACATTGGTAAGGCTGGATTGCAATCGATTAATAACAGTCGTCAATGGATCGCTTTCCATTCTGAAATATCCGGTACCATTTATGTTGATAAAGGTGCTGAGGATGCCTTGCTTTATAAAGGAAAAAGTCTTCTCCCTGCAGGTATTTACGATATTAAAGGGACTTTTCAAAAAAATGAAGTTGTTGAAGTAGTCGGCCCAAATGGCTTACTTGGTAAGGGAGAGGTTCTTTTTTCATCAGGTGAGTTAAAAGCAGCAATGGGAAAAAGAAGTGAGGAACTAAGTAAAGATGTATTATCTTCTATTGTAGTTATTCACAGAAATAAATGGGTAAAAGCATAG
- a CDS encoding glutamate-5-semialdehyde dehydrogenase, whose amino-acid sequence MGEVLVKGKAAKEASFALVDISTEEKNEALSKIADQLILDQGFIIEENKKDLEAGKQNGLNDSVLDRIMLNEKRIGDMAEAIRLLIELKDPVGETIETIEKENGLRIKKNRVPIGVIGMIYEARPNVTVDAATLTLKTGNAVILRGSSSASFSNQALMKSIHKALEKSNVPINAIQLIEDTSRETAKELFHLKEYLDVLIPRGGKNLIDTVVREATVPVLETGAGNCHVFIDETADYQMAENIVVNGKTQRPSVCNAIETILIEEKWFEQYGKNLLEKLAELEVEIYGDEAVQSAFTSAKLATEEDWYTEYLALSVSVKVIKNVDEAISHINKYGTNHSEAIVTKKQENATKFLNRVDAAAVYHNASTRFTDGSEFGYGAEIGISTQKLHARGPMGLQALTSSKFFVYGTGQVRN is encoded by the coding sequence ATGGGTGAGGTTTTAGTGAAGGGGAAAGCGGCAAAGGAAGCTAGCTTTGCATTGGTTGATATTTCAACAGAGGAAAAAAATGAAGCATTATCTAAAATTGCCGATCAACTAATTTTAGATCAAGGTTTTATTATTGAAGAAAATAAGAAAGATCTTGAAGCAGGGAAGCAAAATGGATTAAATGATAGTGTGTTAGATAGAATTATGTTGAATGAAAAACGAATCGGTGATATGGCTGAGGCAATTCGTTTATTAATTGAGCTGAAAGATCCGGTTGGCGAAACGATTGAAACAATTGAAAAAGAAAACGGTCTGCGTATAAAGAAAAATCGAGTACCAATTGGTGTGATTGGGATGATTTATGAAGCAAGACCAAATGTAACTGTTGATGCAGCTACGTTGACATTGAAAACAGGGAATGCAGTCATTTTACGAGGCAGCTCTTCAGCTAGCTTTTCAAATCAAGCCTTAATGAAATCAATTCATAAAGCGCTTGAAAAAAGTAATGTTCCAATTAATGCGATACAACTTATTGAAGACACAAGTAGAGAAACAGCAAAAGAGCTTTTTCATCTTAAAGAATATTTAGATGTTCTTATTCCACGTGGAGGAAAAAATCTAATTGATACAGTCGTGAGAGAAGCAACCGTACCTGTATTAGAAACAGGCGCTGGAAACTGTCATGTGTTTATCGATGAAACTGCTGATTATCAAATGGCTGAAAACATTGTAGTGAATGGTAAAACTCAACGTCCGTCTGTATGTAATGCAATCGAAACAATCTTAATAGAAGAAAAGTGGTTTGAACAGTACGGGAAAAATCTTTTAGAAAAGTTGGCTGAGCTTGAGGTTGAAATTTATGGGGATGAGGCTGTTCAAAGTGCCTTTACCTCTGCGAAACTAGCTACAGAAGAAGACTGGTATACAGAATATCTTGCATTATCAGTAAGTGTGAAGGTTATAAAAAATGTGGACGAGGCGATTTCTCATATTAATAAATATGGAACAAATCATTCAGAAGCAATTGTGACAAAAAAACAGGAAAATGCAACAAAGTTTCTTAATAGAGTGGATGCTGCAGCTGTTTACCATAACGCTTCAACACGTTTTACAGACGGATCTGAATTTGGTTATGGTGCAGAAATTGGAATCAGTACTCAAAAATTACATGCCAGAGGCCCTATGGGGTTACAAGCATTAACATCTAGTAAGTTTTTTGTTTATGGTACAGGTCAGGTTCGGAATTAA